The following are encoded in a window of bacterium SCSIO 12643 genomic DNA:
- a CDS encoding deoxyribodipyrimidine photo-lyase, which produces MNKKKVSIFWFRRDLRLHDNTGLIQALKEKHPVLLLFIFDQNILDELPKDDARVGFIHSQLDEIHKKLAPHSGILIHHGTPVEIWNKLLAEYDIQSVHANRDYEPYARKRDTQIKHLLHQHSIPFHKHKDQVIFEKSEIVKPNGMPYTVYTPYKNKWRQVFQSLHFPKQDAPFNNLIEIETEFPSLASIGFEKNTQKVNDFKLEHLDDYAATRDIPSIQGTSDLSPHLRFGTVSIREIVLKVRDNETFLNELIWREFFMQILFHFPQVMKENFKPKYNSIPWRNNQSEFEKWCNGQTGYPMVDAGMRQLNATGYMHNRVRMITAGFLCKHLLIHWSWGEAYFAQKLLDYDLSANNGNWQWSAGTGCDAAPYFRVFNPTEQLKKFDPDLKYIQKWIPEFGTDAYPTPMVDHAFARKRALETYKSGIQEG; this is translated from the coding sequence TTGAATAAGAAGAAAGTATCCATTTTTTGGTTTAGAAGAGACCTTAGACTACATGATAACACCGGGCTGATCCAGGCTTTGAAAGAAAAACATCCGGTATTGCTTCTGTTTATTTTTGATCAAAATATTTTGGATGAGCTTCCTAAAGATGATGCGCGTGTTGGCTTTATTCATAGCCAACTTGATGAGATCCATAAAAAATTGGCGCCTCATTCCGGCATTTTAATTCACCACGGTACTCCTGTTGAGATCTGGAATAAACTACTGGCTGAATACGATATTCAATCCGTACATGCGAATCGGGATTATGAACCTTATGCCCGAAAAAGGGATACACAAATTAAACATTTGTTACATCAGCATTCGATCCCGTTTCATAAACATAAAGATCAGGTCATTTTCGAGAAGAGTGAGATCGTAAAACCAAATGGAATGCCCTATACGGTTTACACTCCTTATAAAAATAAGTGGCGACAGGTATTCCAATCTTTGCATTTTCCAAAGCAAGATGCACCTTTCAACAACTTGATAGAAATTGAAACTGAATTCCCTTCTCTGGCTTCTATAGGTTTTGAAAAAAACACTCAAAAGGTAAACGATTTCAAGCTGGAGCATCTGGATGATTATGCGGCCACAAGAGATATTCCTTCTATTCAAGGCACCAGTGACCTCAGTCCTCATTTACGCTTTGGTACAGTGAGTATCCGTGAAATAGTTCTGAAAGTCCGAGACAATGAAACATTTTTAAACGAACTGATTTGGCGCGAATTCTTTATGCAAATTTTATTTCATTTTCCACAAGTAATGAAAGAAAATTTTAAACCCAAATACAATAGTATTCCGTGGCGAAACAATCAATCTGAATTTGAAAAATGGTGTAATGGACAAACCGGGTACCCTATGGTGGATGCCGGTATGCGCCAGTTAAATGCTACCGGCTATATGCATAATCGGGTACGCATGATCACCGCTGGTTTTTTATGTAAGCATTTATTGATTCACTGGTCCTGGGGTGAAGCCTATTTTGCTCAAAAACTATTGGATTACGACCTGTCAGCCAACAACGGCAACTGGCAATGGTCGGCAGGAACCGGATGTGATGCCGCACCTTATTTTAGAGTATTTAACCCTACAGAACAATTGAAGAAATTCGATCCGGATTTGAAGTACATCCAAAAATGGATTCCGGAATTTGGGACCGATGCTTATCCTACTCCAATGGTCGATCATGCTTTTGCCCGAAAAAGAGCTTTGGAAACCTATAAATCTGGAATTCAGGAAGGTTAG
- the dnaE gene encoding DNA polymerase III subunit alpha, which yields MFLIYDTETTGLPRDWNAPLTDFDNWPRMVQLAWQIHDENGELVEVKNFIVKPEGYNIPFASQKIHGISTERAQKEGMPLDYVLNEFNEALGKAEFVIGHNIEFDINIAGCEYLRKEIDSPLTEMATIDTKDEATEYCAIPGGRGGKFKWPTLTELYVKLFQTGFDEAHNASADVEATTRAFLELIRIGVITGQRLGKEEAFIQNFKAKNPQPFELIGLNIEPYKPLDADEEEVETDTSKDVGVATRTVSEEDLNDFVHFHVHTQFSILEAVGQPADYVSRAKEIGMNALGITDVGNMMGAFAFVNACNKAGIKPIVGTDIYVCKDHTNHTVKDNGYQQVLIAKNKKGYHNLAKISSVSYTEGKYYVPRVSKPIIEQYHEEIMATTGGLWAEIPSLILNVGEKEAEEAFQWWHNLFGDDFYVELTRHGLEEEDVVNETLLRFAKKYNVKYFASNNVYYPTKSGADALDVLLCVKDNKLVSTPKTFLGKKGREFRFGFPNDEWYLKSPQEMLERFKDLPEAIETAAEMGRKCTGFELARDVLLPAFDIPEEFVDPNDEINGTKNGENAFLRHLTYVGAEKRYDEITDDIRERLDFELSVIEKTGYPGYFLIVQDFTTEARNMGVSVGPGRGSAAGSAVAYCIGITNVDPIKYDLLFERFLNPERVSMPDIDIDFDDEGRQRVIDYVVDKYGANQVAQIITYGSMAAKSSIRDVSRVLDLPLADSDQIAKLVPFGMSLKKIFGLSEKDLKAKLRAEDLAMAEELKKISQDNNDRAAALNKARTLEGSMRNTGIHACGVIITPSDITEHVPVAVAKDSDLWVTQFDNSVVESAGLLKMDFLGLKTLSIIKDAIEIAERRHDVKIDPDEIPLDDETTYELFQSGQTKGLFQFESPGMQKHLINLKPDKFDDLIAMNALYRPGPLEYIPNFIARKHGEEEIVYDLDDMEDLLGETYGITVYQEQVMLLSQKLAGFTKGEADSLRKAMGKKKKDIIDQLRPKFIAGCEERGHDKDKAGKVWKDWEAFAAYAFNKSHSTCYSVVAFQTAYLKANYPAAYMASVLTHNLNDITKVTEFMEECKRMGIVVLGPDVNESEQKFTVNQKGEIRFGLAAMKGIGTSAVQSLIREREENGNYTSVFDLVKRVELRSVNRKSIETLVLGGAFDSMGVRREQFFAVDPKGRTFLETVVKFGARHQENANSAQVSLFGESSEISLPEPVIPPAEEWMILEKFNREKEVVGVYISGHPLDDYKVDIDNFCNVTVDKMQNPDRSLVGPELKFGGMVTGFRHMVAKNGNPWGILTISDYTGSMDVRLFKEDYLKFKDFFHQNLYLFFQAKFNVPSWIPDGEPRLKITQMEFLNEVREKFAKHLNIRVDMAGLNTTLLDDIEVLFADHPGNTQINLQFVTQNEGKEISISAAVRQFRIDPNNTFMKELSTLPYIEYTLSKSKA from the coding sequence ATGTTTTTAATTTACGATACCGAGACAACCGGGTTGCCAAGAGATTGGAATGCGCCTTTAACTGACTTTGACAATTGGCCCAGGATGGTTCAATTGGCCTGGCAGATTCATGATGAAAATGGGGAGCTGGTTGAAGTAAAAAACTTTATCGTAAAACCGGAAGGGTATAATATTCCATTTGCTTCACAGAAGATCCATGGAATTTCCACGGAGCGTGCCCAGAAAGAAGGGATGCCTCTGGATTATGTGTTGAATGAGTTTAACGAAGCACTAGGCAAGGCAGAATTCGTTATTGGACACAATATTGAGTTTGATATCAATATTGCAGGTTGTGAGTATCTCAGAAAAGAGATAGACTCACCATTGACTGAAATGGCTACCATTGATACGAAGGATGAAGCGACAGAGTATTGTGCGATTCCCGGGGGGCGTGGAGGTAAATTTAAATGGCCTACACTGACAGAGCTTTATGTGAAGTTATTCCAAACCGGATTTGATGAAGCGCATAATGCAAGTGCCGATGTGGAGGCGACTACACGTGCATTTTTGGAGTTGATTCGTATCGGAGTTATTACCGGACAACGATTAGGAAAAGAAGAAGCTTTTATTCAAAACTTCAAAGCCAAAAACCCGCAACCATTTGAGTTAATTGGTTTAAATATTGAACCATACAAACCACTGGATGCAGATGAGGAAGAAGTAGAAACGGATACCAGTAAGGATGTAGGTGTTGCAACTAGAACGGTTTCTGAGGAGGACTTAAATGACTTTGTCCATTTCCATGTGCATACCCAATTTTCCATTTTGGAAGCGGTGGGTCAGCCCGCTGATTATGTTTCCAGAGCTAAAGAAATTGGAATGAATGCTTTGGGAATTACCGATGTAGGAAATATGATGGGTGCTTTTGCATTTGTGAATGCATGTAATAAAGCCGGAATCAAACCTATTGTAGGTACCGATATTTATGTGTGTAAAGACCATACGAACCATACGGTAAAAGACAATGGATACCAGCAGGTACTAATTGCGAAGAATAAAAAAGGATATCATAATCTGGCCAAAATATCTTCGGTGTCCTACACGGAAGGAAAGTATTATGTGCCTAGAGTAAGCAAACCAATCATAGAACAATACCATGAAGAAATCATGGCCACCACGGGTGGACTTTGGGCAGAGATTCCGAGTTTGATTCTGAATGTAGGTGAAAAAGAAGCAGAAGAAGCATTCCAATGGTGGCATAACCTATTTGGAGATGATTTCTATGTAGAGTTGACCCGTCACGGCCTGGAAGAAGAAGATGTGGTGAACGAGACTTTACTGCGATTTGCGAAGAAATACAATGTCAAATATTTTGCTTCTAACAATGTGTATTATCCAACTAAATCCGGTGCCGATGCATTGGATGTATTGCTTTGTGTCAAAGACAACAAACTGGTTTCTACACCAAAGACATTTTTAGGGAAGAAAGGAAGAGAATTCCGTTTTGGTTTCCCAAATGACGAATGGTACCTGAAATCTCCGCAAGAAATGTTGGAGCGCTTTAAGGATTTACCGGAAGCGATTGAAACGGCTGCAGAAATGGGGCGTAAGTGTACCGGGTTTGAATTGGCCCGTGACGTACTGTTACCCGCGTTTGATATCCCGGAAGAGTTTGTGGACCCTAATGATGAAATCAACGGAACCAAAAATGGGGAGAATGCATTCTTAAGACATTTGACCTATGTAGGAGCTGAAAAGCGTTATGATGAAATTACGGATGATATTCGCGAACGTTTGGATTTTGAATTGTCGGTGATTGAAAAAACAGGATATCCGGGTTATTTCCTGATTGTACAGGATTTCACTACCGAAGCCCGAAATATGGGCGTATCGGTAGGGCCGGGAAGGGGATCGGCTGCAGGTTCAGCCGTAGCATATTGTATTGGAATTACCAATGTGGATCCAATTAAGTATGATCTGCTTTTTGAGCGTTTCCTGAATCCGGAAAGGGTATCCATGCCCGATATTGATATCGATTTTGATGATGAGGGGCGTCAACGTGTGATCGATTATGTGGTAGATAAATATGGAGCCAATCAGGTGGCACAAATTATCACATATGGTTCCATGGCAGCTAAATCCAGTATTCGAGATGTATCCCGTGTTTTGGATTTACCATTGGCAGATTCTGATCAGATTGCGAAGTTGGTTCCATTCGGAATGTCATTAAAGAAGATTTTCGGATTAAGCGAAAAAGACCTGAAAGCCAAGTTACGCGCAGAAGATCTGGCCATGGCTGAGGAATTGAAAAAGATTTCTCAGGACAACAATGATAGAGCCGCAGCTTTAAATAAAGCACGAACTTTAGAAGGTTCCATGCGGAATACAGGAATTCACGCCTGTGGGGTAATTATTACGCCAAGTGATATTACAGAGCACGTTCCGGTAGCGGTTGCTAAAGATTCTGATTTGTGGGTCACACAATTTGATAACTCGGTGGTGGAATCTGCAGGGTTGTTGAAAATGGACTTCCTGGGATTAAAAACGTTGAGTATTATTAAGGATGCTATTGAAATTGCGGAACGGAGACACGATGTGAAAATCGATCCGGACGAAATTCCACTGGATGATGAAACCACATATGAGCTTTTTCAAAGTGGACAAACCAAGGGGCTGTTCCAGTTTGAGTCGCCTGGAATGCAGAAGCATCTAATCAATCTAAAACCTGATAAGTTTGATGATTTGATTGCGATGAATGCATTGTATCGTCCGGGACCTTTGGAATATATCCCAAACTTTATTGCCCGTAAACATGGAGAAGAGGAGATTGTTTACGATTTGGACGATATGGAAGACTTGCTGGGAGAGACCTATGGAATTACGGTCTACCAGGAGCAAGTAATGCTTTTGTCTCAGAAGCTGGCAGGTTTTACCAAAGGTGAAGCCGATTCATTGCGTAAGGCAATGGGAAAGAAGAAGAAAGATATTATTGATCAATTACGTCCTAAGTTTATTGCAGGATGTGAGGAGAGAGGTCATGATAAAGATAAAGCAGGTAAGGTTTGGAAAGACTGGGAAGCATTTGCAGCCTATGCATTTAACAAATCGCACTCTACATGTTATTCTGTAGTAGCGTTCCAAACAGCTTACCTAAAAGCCAATTACCCTGCAGCATATATGGCATCGGTGCTGACACACAACCTGAATGACATTACCAAAGTAACGGAGTTTATGGAGGAATGTAAACGTATGGGAATTGTGGTATTGGGGCCAGATGTAAATGAATCCGAACAAAAGTTTACTGTAAACCAGAAAGGAGAAATTCGTTTTGGTTTGGCGGCAATGAAAGGTATTGGAACCAGTGCGGTACAATCTTTAATTCGAGAAAGGGAAGAGAATGGTAATTATACATCCGTTTTTGATCTGGTAAAAAGGGTCGAGCTCCGTTCCGTAAATAGAAAGTCCATCGAAACATTGGTTTTAGGCGGGGCGTTTGATTCTATGGGCGTGCGTAGAGAACAATTCTTTGCCGTGGATCCTAAGGGACGTACGTTTTTGGAAACTGTTGTGAAGTTTGGTGCCAGACACCAGGAAAATGCGAATTCCGCACAAGTATCGTTATTTGGCGAGAGTTCGGAAATTTCACTTCCGGAACCTGTGATTCCTCCGGCAGAAGAATGGATGATTCTGGAGAAATTCAATCGTGAGAAAGAGGTAGTAGGTGTATATATATCTGGGCATCCATTGGATGATTATAAAGTCGATATCGATAACTTCTGTAATGTTACCGTAGATAAAATGCAAAACCCTGATAGAAGTCTTGTGGGGCCTGAATTGAAGTTTGGAGGAATGGTAACCGGATTCCGTCATATGGTCGCTAAGAATGGAAATCCCTGGGGAATTTTAACGATTTCGGATTATACCGGTTCGATGGATGTACGTTTGTTCAAGGAGGATTACTTGAAATTTAAGGATTTCTTTCATCAAAATTTATATCTGTTTTTTCAAGCAAAATTCAATGTGCCAAGTTGGATTCCGGATGGAGAGCCACGTTTAAAAATTACCCAAATGGAATTTTTAAATGAGGTACGTGAGAAGTTTGCAAAACATCTAAATATCAGGGTTGATATGGCTGGTTTAAATACCACACTTCTTGATGATATTGAGGTATTGTTTGCAGATCATCCGGGAAATACGCAAATTAATTTGCAGTTTGTTACACAGAATGAAGGCAAGGAAATCAGTATAAGTGCTGCAGTACGTCAATTTAGGATTGATCCGAACAATACATTTATGAAAGAGTTGAGTACCTTACCTTATATTGAATATACCTTAAGTAAAAGTAAGGCTTAA